CGCGGCTAAGTCGAATTCTCCGGCGAATTCTTTTGCCGATAGTTTTTCGCGCTCGCCGAGGCCGCACCACTCGGCGATTAGGGCGATGATCCGTTCGGCGGCGACGCCTTGCGCGCGGTAGTGGCTGATGCGGCTGTCGCCGTGGCGTTTGGCGAGGCGGCGGCCATCCTCGCCGAGGACGAGCGGCAGGTGGTAGTACTCGGGCGGCGGCTCGATGCCGAGTCGTTGTTGCAGCAGTAGTTGCCGGTGGGTCGAGCCGAGCAGATCGTCGCCGCGCACGATGCGGTCGATCGCTTGGCGGGCGTCGTCGACGACGACGGCGAGTTGGTAGCTCGGCAGCCCTTCCTTCGTAGCGACGAGAAAGTCGCCGGTCGTGGCGGCGATGTCGTGACGGTGCGCGCCGGCAATGTGATCGACGAACGCGGTCGCGCCGTCGGGGACGCGGAGCCGCCAGGCGACTCCCGGCTCGTCGAGGGCGGCGGGCGGCAGCGGCGTCGGCTCCACCGGTCGGCAGGTGCCGGGATAGCGGAGTTCGTGTTCGTCGCCATGCGGCGCGGAGAGGGCCGCGGCTTCGATTTCCTTGCGCGTGCAGCGGCAAGGGTAGATGTCGCCCTGCCCTGCCAGGCGTTCGAGGGCGGCGCGGTACGGCGCGAGATCGCTGCGCTGCGTGACGGGGCCGGCGTCCCAGTCGATGCCGAGCCAGCGAAGGACGTCGACCGCCTCGTCGCTGGCGCCCGCCTTCACGCGTGGGCCGTCGAGGTCTTCGATGCGGAGGATGATGTGCCAGCCTTGCTGCCGCGCGAGGGCCCAGTTCGCGAGGAACGTGCGGGCATTGCCGAGATGGAGGGCGCCGGTCGGGGAAGGCGCGAGGCGGGTGCGGTGCATGGTTGGGGCGTTCTAGCGGTTCAGCAAGTCGATCACTTGGTCGCCGTCGGTCACGGCGTAATCGGGCCGCGGCTTGTCGGCGGGGAAGACGAACAACTCCGCGCGGGGGGACACGACGGCGAACGACTCTTCGATTTGGCCGGCGTCATTTTTTATCTTGGCGAGGTCGAGGCCGAGGTGCTTGGCCATGAAGGGGTACATTGCCGCGCGCTTCGAGGGGCCGTAGTCGTGCCCCTCATCGGCGAAGTGGGCGTTCTCGACGTGGTCGGGGGCGCCGACGAGTTGGTAAATTTGCTGCACGTGCGGGAACTCGACCTGCGGCGTTCGGCGGGTCCAATCGTCGCCATCGGAAATGAGTAGCAGCGGTTTCGGGGCGATCGAGGCGGCGATTTCGACGTTGTTTGTTTCGTGGGCGGCGCTCTTGTGGATCGGCAGGCCGCTCTCGCAACTGCAGCCGCCGTAGAAGTGGGCGGAGACCATTACCACCGGGACGGAGACGGCGACGCGGGGATCGATCGCGGCGAGGACGAACGTTTGCGTGCCGCCGCCCGACTCGCCGGTGACGCCGATGCGATTCGGATCGACGTTGCCGAGCGAGAGGAGGTAATCGATCGCCCGCATGCTGTTGTAGGTTTGTAGGCGGAGCGTTTCGCTGTGGTGGTGATCGACGGGCGTCGACTCGCCATAGCCGGCCATGTCGTACGCGAAGACGGCGGCGCCCATGCGGGCGAGCGCGGCGCAGCGCTTTTGCGTTTGCTCGAGCATGCGGTTGTCGGCCATGTGGCCGTGCGGGCAGAGGACGCCGG
This sequence is a window from Lacipirellula parvula. Protein-coding genes within it:
- a CDS encoding alpha/beta hydrolase codes for the protein MRTLLLLAALILSQTAHAEIQTLFRGECYTEAEGAAKLAEFAKTYSTADEWQARAANIRRGMLKGMKLERLPAACDLKPIRHSRREHDGYTVENVAFESLPGFWVTGNLYLPTEAKGPLAGVLCPHGHMADNRMLEQTQKRCAALARMGAAVFAYDMAGYGESTPVDHHHSETLRLQTYNSMRAIDYLLSLGNVDPNRIGVTGESGGGTQTFVLAAIDPRVAVSVPVVMVSAHFYGGCSCESGLPIHKSAAHETNNVEIAASIAPKPLLLISDGDDWTRRTPQVEFPHVQQIYQLVGAPDHVENAHFADEGHDYGPSKRAAMYPFMAKHLGLDLAKIKNDAGQIEESFAVVSPRAELFVFPADKPRPDYAVTDGDQVIDLLNR
- the gluQRS gene encoding tRNA glutamyl-Q(34) synthetase GluQRS; translation: MHRTRLAPSPTGALHLGNARTFLANWALARQQGWHIILRIEDLDGPRVKAGASDEAVDVLRWLGIDWDAGPVTQRSDLAPYRAALERLAGQGDIYPCRCTRKEIEAAALSAPHGDEHELRYPGTCRPVEPTPLPPAALDEPGVAWRLRVPDGATAFVDHIAGAHRHDIAATTGDFLVATKEGLPSYQLAVVVDDARQAIDRIVRGDDLLGSTHRQLLLQQRLGIEPPPEYYHLPLVLGEDGRRLAKRHGDSRISHYRAQGVAAERIIALIAEWCGLGEREKLSAKEFAGEFDLAAIPRTPITFNPATPHLAPGSSNRG